From the Paludibacterium paludis genome, one window contains:
- the grxD gene encoding Grx4 family monothiol glutaredoxin → MDIQEVIRKTITDNPVVLYMKGSAQFPQCGFSGRAVQIIQACGVKRFMTVDVLADPEVRQGIKDFANWPTIPQLYVAGEFIGGSDIMYEMYQNGELQDLLKPYSEA, encoded by the coding sequence ATGGACATTCAGGAAGTCATCCGCAAGACCATCACCGACAACCCTGTCGTGCTGTACATGAAGGGTTCCGCCCAGTTTCCGCAATGCGGTTTCTCCGGCCGCGCCGTGCAGATCATCCAGGCCTGCGGCGTCAAGCGCTTCATGACCGTCGACGTGCTGGCCGACCCCGAGGTCCGCCAGGGCATCAAGGACTTCGCCAACTGGCCGACCATCCCCCAGCTGTATGTCGCCGGCGAATTCATCGGCGGTTCGGACATCATGTACGAGATGTACCAGAACGGCGAACTGCAGGATCTGCTCAAGCCTTACAGCGAAGCCTGA
- a CDS encoding chloride channel protein — MPSTSFLQNPRHWVKRRLRFLQRSILLWRRRVPIWSGGILIGLMAVVLAKGSHISHELFYQAYSHSVWWALLITPAGLGLSVWLMNRFFGGSAGGGIPQAIAMLEPGTLSLRERILSFRAAIGKIILTTLSIASGASFGYEGPIVQIGAAIKYSLGHSAARYREGVTRSLILAGGAAGVAAAFNAPLAGIVFAIEEMGRAFDQRASGTILLSVILAGLTAMSINGDYNYFGIALVTLDPGQSWLAIPVCGVVAGLIGALTARLLLALTRKLPEPLALWRSRCPVCFAIVCGIVLALIGIASDGITFGTGYWRARDIIEGAAGLDSYGILKLVTVIISFVSGAPGGIFSPSLAVGAGIGLNVASWFPSYPHTAMIMLGMVAFFSGMTRAPLTGFVIVMEMTDSSSMIFPLMVTALIAAGISRVVCRHSLYETQARLYLNQQKARESAGEN, encoded by the coding sequence ATGCCTTCGACGTCCTTTCTGCAGAATCCCCGCCACTGGGTAAAGCGGCGGCTGCGCTTTTTGCAGCGCTCGATTCTCCTTTGGCGCCGTCGCGTACCCATCTGGTCGGGCGGCATTCTGATCGGGCTGATGGCGGTCGTCCTGGCCAAGGGCAGCCATATTTCCCACGAACTGTTCTATCAGGCCTACAGTCATTCGGTCTGGTGGGCTTTGCTGATCACGCCGGCGGGGCTCGGGCTATCGGTCTGGCTCATGAACCGGTTTTTCGGGGGATCGGCGGGTGGCGGCATCCCCCAGGCCATCGCCATGCTGGAGCCCGGCACACTCTCCTTGCGCGAACGGATCCTGAGCTTCCGAGCCGCCATCGGCAAAATCATCCTGACGACACTGAGTATCGCGTCGGGCGCGAGCTTCGGTTATGAAGGACCGATCGTCCAGATCGGCGCCGCCATCAAGTACAGCCTCGGTCACTCCGCCGCGCGCTACCGCGAAGGCGTGACACGCAGCCTGATTCTCGCCGGCGGCGCCGCCGGCGTGGCCGCGGCGTTCAACGCGCCGCTGGCCGGCATCGTCTTCGCCATCGAGGAAATGGGCAGGGCGTTCGATCAGCGCGCCAGCGGCACCATCCTGCTGTCGGTGATTCTCGCGGGTCTCACGGCGATGAGCATCAACGGCGATTACAACTATTTCGGTATCGCCCTCGTCACGCTGGATCCCGGACAAAGCTGGCTCGCCATACCGGTCTGTGGCGTGGTGGCAGGGCTGATCGGCGCACTGACCGCCCGCCTCCTGCTCGCGCTCACCCGCAAGCTGCCCGAACCGCTCGCGCTCTGGCGCAGCCGCTGTCCCGTCTGCTTCGCCATCGTGTGCGGCATCGTGCTCGCCCTGATCGGCATCGCCAGCGACGGCATCACCTTCGGCACCGGCTACTGGCGCGCGCGCGACATCATCGAAGGCGCGGCGGGCCTGGACAGTTACGGGATCCTCAAGCTGGTCACGGTGATCATCAGTTTCGTGAGCGGCGCGCCGGGCGGCATCTTCTCCCCGTCGCTCGCCGTGGGCGCGGGCATCGGCCTGAATGTCGCGTCCTGGTTTCCGTCCTATCCGCACACCGCGATGATCATGCTCGGCATGGTGGCCTTCTTCTCGGGCATGACCCGCGCACCGCTGACAGGCTTCGTGATCGTCATGGAAATGACCGATTCTTCGAGCATGATATTTCCCCTGATGGTCACGGCACTGATCGCCGCGGGCATCTCGCGCGTCGTCTGCCGCCATTCCCTGTACGAAACCCAGGCGCGCCTGTACCTCAATCAGCAAAAAGCCCGGGAAAGCGCTGGGGAAAATTGA